A single region of the Streptomyces sp. NBC_00236 genome encodes:
- a CDS encoding purine-nucleoside phosphorylase, with protein sequence MNASVIPDHIQGDPHAAAADAAARLRELTGAETHDVALVMGSGWAPAGDALGTPEAEFPVTDLPGFPAPAVEGHGGTIRSYLIGEKRVLVFLGRTHFYEGRGVAAVSHGVRTAVAAGCKTIVLTNGCGGLREGMRPGQPVLISDHINLTAASPIIGANFVDLTDLYSPRLRALCKEIDETLEEGVYVQFPGPHYETPAEINMVRVMGGDLVGMSTVLEAIAAREAGAEVLGISLVTNLAAGLSGEPLNHEEVLQAGRDSATRMGSLLARVLDRI encoded by the coding sequence GTGAACGCATCAGTTATTCCGGACCACATCCAGGGCGACCCGCACGCCGCCGCCGCCGACGCCGCTGCCCGCCTGCGCGAGCTGACCGGTGCCGAGACCCACGACGTCGCCCTCGTGATGGGTTCCGGCTGGGCGCCGGCCGGCGATGCGCTCGGCACTCCGGAGGCCGAGTTCCCGGTGACGGACCTGCCCGGTTTCCCCGCCCCCGCGGTCGAGGGCCACGGCGGCACGATCCGCTCGTACCTCATCGGCGAGAAGCGCGTCCTGGTCTTCCTCGGCCGCACGCACTTCTACGAGGGCCGTGGCGTCGCCGCCGTGTCGCACGGGGTGCGCACCGCCGTCGCCGCGGGCTGCAAGACCATCGTGCTGACGAACGGCTGCGGCGGTCTGCGCGAGGGCATGCGCCCCGGACAGCCGGTCCTGATCAGCGACCACATCAACCTCACGGCGGCGTCGCCGATCATCGGCGCCAACTTCGTCGATCTGACCGACCTGTACTCGCCGCGGCTGCGGGCGCTGTGCAAGGAGATCGACGAGACCCTCGAAGAGGGCGTGTACGTGCAGTTCCCCGGCCCGCACTACGAGACCCCGGCCGAGATCAACATGGTCCGCGTGATGGGCGGCGACCTCGTCGGCATGTCCACCGTGCTGGAGGCCATCGCGGCCCGCGAGGCGGGCGCGGAGGTGCTGGGCATCTCCCTGGTGACGAACCTGGCGGCGGGGCTGAGCGGGGAGCCGCTGAACCACGAAGAGGTGCTGCAGGCGGGGCGCGACTCGGCGACCCGGATGGGGTCGCTGCTGGCGAGGGTCCTGGACCGGATCTGA
- a CDS encoding gamma-glutamylcyclotransferase has translation MSLYAAYAGNLDARLMTRRAPHSPLRGTGWLNGWRLTFGGEQMGWEGALATVVEAPRSQVFVALYDLAPMDEDSMDRWEGVGLDIYRRMRVRVHTLDGEEPAWMYVLNGYEGGLPSARYLGEVADAADSAGAPHDYVMELRKRPC, from the coding sequence ATGTCGCTCTACGCCGCGTACGCCGGCAACCTCGACGCGCGGCTGATGACGCGCCGCGCACCGCACTCCCCGCTGCGCGGCACCGGCTGGCTGAACGGCTGGCGGCTCACGTTCGGCGGCGAGCAGATGGGCTGGGAAGGCGCGCTGGCCACGGTGGTCGAGGCGCCGCGCTCCCAGGTGTTCGTGGCGCTCTACGACCTGGCACCCATGGACGAGGACTCCATGGACCGCTGGGAGGGCGTCGGCCTGGACATCTACCGCCGCATGCGGGTCCGGGTGCACACCCTGGACGGCGAGGAGCCGGCCTGGATGTACGTGCTGAACGGGTACGAGGGCGGGCTGCCGTCCGCCCGCTACCTGGGCGAGGTGGCCGACGCGGCCGATTCCGCGGGCGCGCCGCACGACTATGTGATGGAACTCCGCAAGCGCCCGTGCTGA